The sequence ggagggggatgcAAAAAAAAGCCCTAACAGCATCTGCATTCCTGCAAGTAAATCTCAATTCCTTCTCTGTACTCTCAAACCATCACACCAGGATCGAGATTCTGCAGGTTCAACGGGTTCCAACAAATAGTACCagtaaacacatttcaaaaaacaaaacttaatttctgAAACTTATTTCTGCAGTAAGAGCTTGATCCTGCAGCAAGAGTTTGATCCTGCAGCAAGTTTTGCTGCCTTGTATCTCACAGACTCCTGCATATCCTGAAAGTATGTAAGCACGCCCAAGAACCAGACAAGGATTAGTACACCATTTGCAGAAGGATGGGGCCTGGACATACATACCCAAGTCTATGGTGCATTGCAATATGTTTGACTGATGGCCATTTCTGTCTAACAtctctgcagattttctttatttccatctcTGCCATTGAAGTATATGCTTCATACTCTAAGTGAatcacttttttcccttcaaaattatttcttgtagTACCTAAACACAAATAGTTATCAACCAAAAGCAACAATAAATACTAAGTAAAACTGAGGATCTCCCACTGTGGCCAAGGTCAGCACTGTGCAAACGCAAAGGCTTCCCCTAATCATGCCTGCGTAGAGATCATTCAAACAATACAAATCTTTAACATACAATGATGAATTTAGTCTAGAGATTATACAAGTCTGCAGTCTGTAATGCCCAAGCCTGGGACATCTTTTGTGTTAACTACTTAAGTGTTCAGTATTTAGAAGCCCAGTGGGACTTAGGTTTGAGCAAAAAGAGGGACATTAAGCAACAGGACAGAGCTATCAGCCTTGACCTTCAACACTGGTAGAACAGTACTTCGCCTTCAAccaatcacagaatcatagaatcattaaggttggaaaagacctccaaggtcatctggtccaaccatccctcCAAggatgaaaaggaggaaaagacctccaaggtcatctggtccaaccatccctctATCAcaaatgtcacccactaaaccatgtccctaagtgccagctcgaacctttccttaaactcccccagggatggtgattccACCACCACCTTGGGCAACAACTGAGATCTGAGTTGCAGCAGCTTTCACACAGGTGAGGGCCTACGGTTTGCAGAGCCACAACTTCCCACTTCCCACCACAAATAAACTGTGTGGATAGCAGAATAACTCCCAAGCAGTCCTGCCCTCCAGCACCGCTGTTCTGTTCAGCCCTAGAAGACCCACACCAGCAGGAAAGCTTCTCACCGCTGAGTCCCAGTGCAACTGTTTAAGAGTTGCCATGGTCTTGTTCTAAATAATTCAGAATGAGTTTTCTAAATGTCCTGGGTTCAGTccaggaatttatttatttaagaagcaCGAGTCTGGTGTGTGGGACAATCTGGGTTCCATTTATTAAGACTATTAACACACCAGAGATCCAGCTATGAAACATTAAACTCACCAATGAACAGAGACACTGCCCCACAGTTTGGTGAAATGACCAGCTCTGATACTTCATCTACAGACAGTTTTTCAGGCTTGAGCTTGATAAAATCTTTTGGCACATCTTCGCTTTCATCCATGGCTGACTAGAAGAGCTGAAACCAAATAGACCCTGATGTTGTTTTTGGCAATAAGAGCATTTGCCGACTGCCTTTTATCCAGCAGTGATGCCCcaatttattcagaaaacatgCACCATCTAGTTACTCACCAAGAGACCAGTCTCTATGGCAAATTCACTTCtcagcagacttgctgagaGAATATCAAGTGCAAATACCATGGAATGACCTCTTTCTAATGCATACGGGCTCCTTCCCTGCAGGAAAGTCTGGTTCATTCGAATGAAACAAGAACTAGTTCAAGGCCTTGGCTTAACAGTACAGTCTACCAGCATGGACCACTGTGCTAGAAAATCTGTGGTAAGATTGTCAGCCCCTTCTCCCTGTCCTATCCTGAAATCAAACAGTTTAAACCAGAGATTTTCATAAACACAGAGGTTGTTGGATTCCAatccaaagtttttttttttacgctCCAGGACATTCATCGAGTCTTCATCCTATTGGCCTGTTTCAGTGACATTGGTGCCACTTCTTGCTGCTCTGTGTGGAAACCAGTTATCAGTTTGTCTACGaatgaggaggagaagcaggctgagcagcagcaatggAACAAGCTGCAGTAAATACAGAGACTGGCACTTGAAAGCATGCAAAGAAATGAGATATTCTAAGGATACCTGATCCTTtgacaaccacaaaaaaaaagaagtgtttttaatcagcatttttttataTCACCTTTACTGTTAAAAAGTGGTAGGACATCTTTCATTATTATCTTACACAGACAAGCTGGGTACCTACTGACAGCCAGAAACAACTACTAAATCATAACAAgacctaaaaaacaaaaacagaacaatgcCTGACCTCGCTGgcaattttcttccatttactgCATAcatgttaattatttatttatgcagcACCTTATAGTTTCTGGTCAGCACAATGATTCTCTCCAGCAAGAAATACAAGTTATGCTTTTTCCAAAGAATATCAGAGGCAGATGGGGAGAACTGTACATCATATCTCTGgatctaaataaaaaatacaagaagatTACACAGAGTCCTTGAGATGTTCTAGCTCAGGATGATCCTCCACAGGACATTCTCCTAAGTCAGAAGTGATACCTACCTAACAGAAGTTGCATAAATTCAGCCTCCACTAATTGGTGGGATGATGGCAACCTCGTCTCC comes from Cygnus atratus isolate AKBS03 ecotype Queensland, Australia chromosome Z, CAtr_DNAZoo_HiC_assembly, whole genome shotgun sequence and encodes:
- the LOC118260102 gene encoding molybdopterin synthase catalytic subunit: MDESEDVPKDFIKLKPEKLSVDEVSELVISPNCGAVSLFIGTTRNNFEGKKVIHLEYEAYTSMAEMEIKKICRDVRQKWPSVKHIAMHHRLGVVPITEASVIIAVSSPHRTESLEAVTYCINTLKAFVPIWKKEIYEDEYSWKENKECFWANSEK